TCATAAAATGCCACGGACAGTTAGTATACAAGAAAATTTTGTGAAGTCTGCTTGAGTGAAGCTAATTTTTAATACATAGAATAGTAGATAGAGTGTGATTTCTTTCCTGTTGTATAATTTTTGGACACAAGAAACTGGCTGATGGTCTCCAGGGATGGTAGCTTATTGGGATCTAGGTGTTACTCTCTTGCTGACAAGATAGGCATTCATCAGAGGTTAGCCTGAAGAGTTGACTAGCACGAGGAAGTCACAGTGTTTGTCACTATTTAATGTTTTTAGGTGACATTGCTTTGAAGCAAGTTGGTGAAGTATGGAGAATTGCAGaccatgaataccaggaagtagaaataaTTGAGACCTACTTGAAAGATTTTAGGTTTGTAGCTAaagaatatatacatgcatacacatacatacacatgcgtacacacacacacacacatggtgaGATTCTATATGAAATTCACTGACTTACTGTAAATCTAAACTACAGCCTCCTAGAATAAATATATTGAAGTGGTATCAGTATCTCAGGAATAAGTAGCCAAGTCATATAATCAACCTAGGAGctcatcaacaaataaaaaaataaagacaatatgGTTCATGTATAATAATAGTTGATTGAGTATTATTTATTCAtaccttaaaaaaatgaaaccagctggacacagtggcttgcacctataatgtAGGAACTCAGGAGATTGGAAGGACTGCAGTTCAGGGCAAACTTCATTAGACTCCATTATCATGCTTTAAAAGCTGAcctgtgcggggcggggggggggggcggaattccATAgtctatttgaaaaatatctaaaactataaaaggctggaggtgtggctctagaggtagagaGCCTAACAAGTTTAAAACCTTAGGTTAAACCTGACTactagaaatgaaaacacatacacatacacacacacacacacacacacacacacacacacacacacagagttacatAAAATTTTGTCCTTTGCCAAAGATTCATAGGATAGGAGATCATGTTGTTAAGTGAAATAGCCTCTCTGAGAATACGAAATACCATGTgggactttaaaaaaacaacaacagacaatAGTAGTGAGGAAGTATCCTATGGAAAAGAAAGTACAAGGAGTGAATGAGGAATACTAGCATAAGTCAGAGTGCCAAAGACAAAATTGTTGGGAATGCATGTGTGAAAAATGCCATAATACAACCTACTATTTTACACAATTAATACATGCTGATGACAAAGATTTTGAAAGTAAAACATCCAGGATAAAAAGTCTAACTACAACTGGTCTGGCAACAATTGTGCAAAATATGCAAGGAAGACTCAGCAAAATATCAAGAAGATTGAACATGTCagggggaaacacacacacacatataccagaGTGAGTTTTGACACAGTGACAACCACCTGTATTTGAGGGCGAGGGGTGGACAAACAAACGTGTATGATGACAGCAACATTGACATGAAGAACATGGTGCCTTAGACCTTGTACACTCTGAGGCAGCCCAAAAAGGATGAGAGGGGTGGGTGTCCAGACAGAACAATTTACTCGGGAAATGATCACAGGAAAGGTTGTAGGAAATAATTGAGGACGGCAAGGGAACCAGGACGGAGTgctcaggaacagctggactgCATTTCCACTGATGACCTCTGAGACACTGGACACCCTTGTACAGAGAAGGGTGCACCAACTCCATTCCCCCAATTGAGCTGTGTGCCTGGAGCTCTTCACTCCAGCCCACAACTTTCTCTTCAATAGAGAAGTCCTCTGCAAAGAATTCCAGAAATGGATCCCTAAGGAACATCCCCTCTGCATTCAGGGAGGAGTTCTGAAAGATGAGGAGAAGGCACCCCTTGAGTCCTTTATTTCTGTCCTTCagttatttaaaaatgcaaatgggGATGGAGTTACTAGGGAGTTGGAAGTGGATTAGCTGGAGATTAGTGAAGGGATCAGTGTGGAGAGTCATGGGATAAGTCAGTGTGCCTTCTATACACATGTACTCATAGCTGAGGAATattcaggaagaaaaaatgaagagaCGATGTCTTTATATTTGGACGCTTGCAGAATTTAGGTTTATTCATGAGTTATTCCAacatttgaaattaaaaagaTTAAGGAGCAAACACTTCCAGGGGGGAAACGTGACAAGGTGACCGATTTCAAAGTTCAATTTTTTGTTCCTATTGGAGACAGATAGTCAGCTGGCAGGAGAGGGGCCATGTATTTAGAGGCCCATGCCAACTCCAGTGGGAACTGAGGTTTTGTGATTGGCTTCCTGTGATTCAGCATCAAGAATGCTGCCTGCAGAAGATCAGGAGCATGCAAGTCAACTTGCTCAGCAGCAGGAACTACtgcagcagctggggcggcagcagctgggctggcagcagggcctgcagcagctggagatgcagcagctgggctggcagcagggcctgcagcagctggagatgcagcagctggggcggcagcagctggACTGGCAACAGGGCCTGCAGCAGCTGGAGATGCAGCTGCTAGGCTGGCAGCAGGGCCtgcagcagctggggcggcagcagctggacacacagcagctggggcggcagcagctggACTGGCAACAGGGCCTGCAGCAGCTGGAGATGCAGCAACTGGGCTGGCAGCAGGGCCTGCAGCAGCTGGAGAtgcagcagctggggcggcagcagctggACACACAGCAGCTGGGGCGGCTGCAGGGCTGGCAGCACACAGACTGGCAGCAGGGCCTGCAGCAGCTGGACACACAGCAGCTTGGGCTgcagcagctgggctggcagcagctggacacacagcagctggggcggcagcagctgggctggcagcagCCCTCCTCAGAGCAGGTGGAGCCACAACAGGAGTTGACCATGGTGTCAGAGGATGGAGGTTCTCGGTGAGTTTTCTCGGGGGAGATCTGGAAAGTGTGGAAGTCTCCTTGCCTTGATGCCCTTTTATACCCTGCTAAGGGTCTACCTCCAGCA
This sequence is a window from Perognathus longimembris pacificus isolate PPM17 chromosome 17, ASM2315922v1, whole genome shotgun sequence. Protein-coding genes within it:
- the LOC125365330 gene encoding keratin-associated protein 4-7-like; translated protein: MVNSCCGSTCSEEGCCQPSCCRPSCCVSSCCQPSCCSPSCCVSSCCRPCCQSVCCQPCSRPSCCVSSCCRPSCCISSCCRPCCQPSCCISSCCRPCCQSSCCRPSCCVSSCCRPSCCRPCCQPSSCISSCCRPCCQSSCCRPSCCISSCCRPCCQPSCCISSCCRPCCQPSCCRPSCCSSSCC